From a region of the Salvelinus alpinus chromosome 2, SLU_Salpinus.1, whole genome shotgun sequence genome:
- the LOC139563850 gene encoding msx2-interacting protein-like isoform X4, giving the protein MVRETRHLWVGNLPEHVREEKIVEHFKRYGRVESVKVLRKRGSEGGVAAFVDFVDIKSAQKAHNAVNKMGDRDLRTDYNEPGSVPSAVRGLDDNPPSSSHGRDVSGFSRGAVGPVFGPPVSIHTREGRYERIRDGSESRERAYDHSPYGHHERGGTFDRQRHYNADYYRDRTMFAAGVSPGPGSAGAMGGSFETPEPHFESRIRGDPFTLSSAARRDPYRDDRGRRVDRTYHRRSRSSHSSQSRHPSPQRTTGQTPKAPHSPKRAPLSPGRGPRSRSRSRSSSSDSVSSTSSTGSGSSDSNSSSSDGSHARSVQSSATHAPPSQPCSMVMEGDEPRRSFGIRVQNLPVRSTDTSLKDGLFHEFKKHGKVTSVQIHGALEDRYGLVFFRQQEDQEKALNVSKGKLFFGMMIEVSAWNGPESENEFRPLDGRIDEFHPKATRTLFIGNLEKTTSYQQLLDIFQRFGEIVDIDIKKVNGVPQYAFVQYSDIVSVCKAIKKMDGEYLGSNRLKLGFGKSMPTTCVWLDGLASNITEQYLTRHFCRYGHVVKVVFDRLKGMALILYNNTDFAQAAVRETKGWKIGGNKIKVDFASQESQMAFYRSMQASGQDIRDFYEIPTERREERPRPPYHEFSAERAYFENARTPGTIYPEDPRRDYPARSRERYSELEHYQGEHFDPRYHEDPREFREYRDPFEQDIRKYTYIQRERERERERFEADHGMWSPSHPRRPITPSASPSPSERAPRDPERRVYSQSSERSGSCSSLSPPRFDKTDKAPPLEHGASSKSERLEKDIHLVEPERVAGAEKSKRGRRKEKGDKEKGEKSKSRKAKVQSPSIPPSETELEPSLDGGSGRGKVSDQDSLDRQRYKGDNDPPPSDPTTSTSRHEPVKSERLESGKGENADKDGKTRSKKHQKSDTGNDGKDPSVDSDRLAARKRRFGDASGRTIRQKRRRLEDEDGSQSQDFGASTAFTKETDGDSKAQQKDSQRRDSRSKSERLVFLGSHKEGQDPAMRGQEELPDGSMDPMDSKRHPSHSMSRRFSHDGNMDQDNARDQDPQSPFKYGTQDNDKCVKEEPLDIDLSQSYRKQMEQRRLHQQLQEPDKQEKAGSPQGLETEDLEHRSLVHEVGKPPQDVTDHFPSHKLKKLEQFDADISAKRGDRVYRSFRQKSEDPEWHNTASPGLQHFSHHAEQDFAESSHLREVKTEDKSHPDLELAVKRTHTTQMSKPNTPLQLSEEEREKRWESRVKQDFLPDLNFTRGIGKNTHNRKRLEYGILHDLEPGEVRSDSEEDREHKPHSPMPSTSMPFSDRQRVDRFSDPKLATLERMKFYSFALDQTITPDTKALLERAKSLSSSREDNWSFLDYDSHFAGLRSRKDTEKVESAPRPTPSWYMKKKKIRSGGSEDKLDDRKEDPKPKPEEHERRELFASRFLHSSIFEQDSRRLQHLERKHEDPEQSQAQQTGQQGLADGQPDTEPVVLFHSRFLEFTRLQQQKDQQLQEVKRANSIDSNRVEKSPEAEQQPLQFLKTSEPVMDPETKSTSPAENHMISHSPLMPKEMSPPKQMSLPLPPKGMSPPKGMSPPLPPKEMSPPKQVAPPLPPKEMSPPKEMSPPLPPKEMSPPLPPKEMSPPLPPKHMSPPLPPKEMSPPKHTSPPLPPKEMSPPKHTSPPLPPKEMSPPLPPKEMSPPLPPKEMSPPKEMSPPKEMSPPLPPKEMSPPLPPKEMSPPLPPKEVSPPKEMSPPLPHKEVSPPKEMSPTVETNDMFTPEPRGPEPAAPEPLTKENRENEQLPPLLQISPCEMLPPASVNLAAPEHIRSVRKVKRSPSEEKSEDIAQDVKMLNPEQSSSSDCLHETSVSSFVPEPELVPPELPPEFLSSTPPNPVEEMEVSKDDTNTDNTDTHTEVEKKHELNQTQVLVDNETSDESISPPQKSKNKKSKSPTQVPLTPLISTTSSEKPLTRKSERTKRASSPRAESSKGSSDSKSTGKSPIHGADPEHGTEQSISVGRARRRNVKSVYATPVEEDATKGAGKDVTESPRTARKRGGDKDKEAAPQQPLEQDSLAPITSRRGRPPKNRRQGEDMLTAKGDRSKIDTKDTDSNESESSERISKVSKGRHSPHGHKALASQLPMPIATGSSRKGDKTEPPEDVSQQMDFTEDSLAMQDSTVSCKEDTVAPVVTKKEENVKQQLGTEKPRDKDRQKKDPVDEKASGTKFGEKESEPPIVEELPVLEKMEKSGRGKAPRLTRTPKSPVLKNLKIRLNVTEVKDLLQMGDEEPENGDDSSKKTKPGESTNDPLLESSPGKDVSSSNEDKDESTPETKPPIDPKTLLQQEQELEQAVENIAKLTDPTLPAESPTPLAPPSAELKIETEEEKSANPASEYELAAAIDSIMGEDIPVPLPQEPVISAVVDSDLEIPSFVQPTKGAEPASNISPIQGESFFPTTPRKGAKGRAKTPKRSKSQKSSKKDAVKEISSEPESTSVITSDSIPSNSQPVPETIPSTSAAGVITTTSWKPKTEHLAPKATDMPKESKLPPVLTEQPPPQHLKPVCLPTKSPTLPKPQQQPPPPECISPSLSPPPTRPNIRPTQLSRIPVSPPDWLNQSKDVGVPSSPRASAASFENPAIPPDTEPMETERNNSDLRRILMKHKNVSLPVPCSSSVPSNLGTLSLRDPPHLPESNTPMVAVTSKTSLNDNRPHPAQSVVRPPASLPSPESKSVISVIASTATSVISRVCNPPDMEKVIMSVDRNPVVDMPLPKQTYRPPSMEDRDSGSYHGPSVGEEGGIAGRYLVESSGLGTGSSPGLRVNTSEGVVVLSHSGQIKEGPQRISAKISQIPPATVVDMESQQLVSMPQIKQEMYTHSQSNTPKCPPIQTDHGHLKTQQTVSSIKQENTGMEKLESPYPSGPQGGVVKRLQQTVNNPQVMGYHHSEFTMLLKHPKKVDGADTMNADGCKPSWTSAISPAMSPHLPSPAGNHVGFVSGSATDRTPSHLSGVKQEPRSPRKSGHPHSPFTKVSSPIGSSSPKGLPGMLPSGLPAMQQYVTSVHHPEQSVIMQPHSAHGGIGRMSPHRASQAIPMGHLVQGEGRVNTPPLSVMSFGMHGDPLASPWSGPLQQRPTSPQAVGRDIVLKVNPGNVRGHEGEQDDARRFHQAAGRQSATQLKAETMQPDPRGALHSGLQLDPYMSPRDLRVLMHHPQGERSAPEPHQGHIQETVPTSSTSTNIASSMSPRAHLLAKGVSEKDVTKPQEVKRPHSPLKDGMMGFRPSMAAMASPQRVQLLPSGTGASFSEYPGIYTNTRAIHSQITETSPFGINQVPLNITSALGADPSQSQADVKVKQVGQQPVNMVQLLTKYPIVWQGLLALKNDQAAVQLHFVCGNKGLALRSLPLPEGGSLLRIVQRMRLEASQLDGVARRMTQGESEFCLLLALPCGRDQEDVLNQTQALRTAFINYLQAKLAAGIINVPNPGSNQPAYVLQIFPPCEFSESHLSRLAPDLLNRISNISPHLMIVITSV; this is encoded by the exons CTATGGACGCGTCGAGAGCGTCAAGGTCCTGCGGAAGCGTGGGTCGGAGGGCGGCGTGGCAGCCTTTGTGGATTTTGTGGATATCAAAAGTGCACAGAAGGCTCACAATGCTGTCAACAAGATGGGGGACAGGGACCTGCGCACTGACTACAATGAACCTGGGTCTGTCCCTAGTGCTGTTCGGGGCCTTGATGACAACCCCCCCTCGAGCAGTCACGGGCGGGATGTTTCAGGATTCTCTAGGGGGGCAGTGGGTCCAGTGTTTGGCCCCCCAGTGTCCATTCACACCAGAGAGGGGCGTTATGAACGGATAAGAGATGG CTCAGAGAGCCGGGAGCGTGCATATGATCACAGCCCCTATGGACACCATGAGCGCGGTGGCACTTTTGATAGACAGCGTCACTACAACGCAGACTATTACCGCGATCGCACCATGTTTGCAGCTGGAGTTAGCCCTGGGCCTGGAAGTGCTGGCGCTATGGGTGGGAGCTTTGAAACCCCGGAGCCTCATTTTGAGTCCAGGATCCGAGGAGATCCCTTCACCTTGTCTAGTGCTGCGCGGCGCGACCCTTATCGAGATGACAGAGGGCGTCGTGTTGACAGAACTTACCATCGCCGCAGTCGGTCATCTCATTCTTCACAATCTCGACACCCCTCCCCGCAAAGGACCACGGGGCAAACGCCCAAAGCCCCACATTCCCCCAAAAGAGCCCCCCTCTCCCCAGGTAGAGGTCCACGCTCTAGGTCCCGCAGTAGGTCCTCTAGCTCTGATTCTGTCAGCAGCACCAGCAGTACTGGCAGTGGCAG CAGCGATTCAAACAGCAGCTCAAGTGATGGGTCTCATGCACGCTCTGTTCAGTCCTCTGCTACACATGCACCCCCCTCTCAGCCGTGCTCTATGGTGATGGAAGGTGACGAACCACGCAGAAGCTTTGGCATCAGGGTGCAGAACCTACCAGTGCGCTCCACAG ACACAAGTTTAAAAGATGGACTGTTCCATGAGTTCAAGAAACATGGGAAAGTGACATCCGTGCAGATCCACGGGGCCTTGGAGGACCGATATGGTCTGGTGTTCTTCAGACAGCAGGAAGACCAAGAGAAAGCCCTCAACGTCTCCAAAGGAAAGCTTTTCTTCGGCATGATGATCGAGGTTTCTGCCTGGAACGGCCCTG AGAGTGAGAATGAATTCAGGCCTTTGGATGGACGGATTGATGAATTCCACCCCAAGGCGACTAGGACCCTGTTTATCGGCAACTTGGAGAAGACCACCAGTTACCAACAACTCCTTGATATCTTTCAGCGCTTTGGAGAGATTGTG GATATTGACATTAAAAAGGTTAATGGTGTTCCTCAATACGCCTTTGTGCAGTATTCTGATATTGTCAGTGTCTGCAAAGCTATAAAGAAGATGGATGGAGAGTATTTGGGGAGCAACCGGCTCAAG CTGGGGTTTGGGAAGAGTATGCCCACAACATGTGTTTGGCTGGACGGTTTGGCTTCCAACATAACAGAGCAATATCTCACACGTCACTTCTGCCGCTATGGACATGTAGTCAAG GTGGTGTTTGACAGGTTGAAGGGGATGGCTCTCATCTTGTATAACAACACAGATTTTGCACAGGCAGCTGTCAGGGAGACCAAAGGCTGGAAGATTGGCGGCAACAAAATTAAG GTGGATTTTGCCAGCCAAGAGAGTCAGATGGCTTTTTATCGCTCTATGCAGGCCTCTGGGCAAGACATTAGAGACTTCTACGAAATTCCAACTGAAAGACG AGAGGAACGACCAAGACCTCCATACCATGAGTTCTCAGCAGAAAGAGCCTACTTTGAGAATGCACGCACCCCTGGCACCATTTACCCCGAAGATCCTCGCCGAGACTATCCTGCCCGCAGCCGTGAGCGGTATTCTGAATTGGAGCACTACCAGGGAGAACACTTTGACCCACGCTACCATGAAGACCCCCGGGAGTTCAGGGAATATCGAGATCCTTTTGAGCAGGACATTCGGAAATACACATACATCCagagggagcgagaaagagagcgggAGCGCTTTGAGGCAGACCATGGCATGTGGAGCCCCTCTCATCCACGGCGCCCGATCACCCCTTCTGCCTCCCCTTCACCATCTGAGCGTGCTCCCAGAGACCCAGAGCGACGGGTCTACAGTCAATCCTCTGAGCGAAGTGGTAGTTGCAGCTCACTCTCACCACCACGCTTTGACAAGACTGACAAGGCGCCTCCATTGGAACATGGAGCCAGCTCTAAGAGTGAGAGGTTGGAAAAAGACATCCACCTGGTCGAACCTGAGCGTGTTGCTGGGGCTGAGAAGAGCAAGCGGGGGAGACGAAAGGAGAAAGGTGACAAAGAAAAAGGGGAGAAGAGTAAGTCAAGGAAAGCAAAGGTGCAATCTCCCAGCATCCCACCGTCTGAGACAGAGCTAGAACCCAGTCTGGATGGAGGCTCTGGAAGGGGAAAGGTGTCAGACCAAGACAGCcttgacagacagagatataaaggTGACAACGACCCTCCTCCTTCAGATCCGACAACGTCAACCTCTCGCCATGAACCTGTAAAAAGTGAGAGGCTTGAGTCAGGGAAAGGTGAGAACGCAGACAAGGATGGTAAAACACGATCCAAGAAACACCAAAAATCTGACACTGGAAATGATGGGAAAGATCCATCAGTGGATTCTGATCGGTTGGCTGCGAGAAAGAGGCGCTTTGGAGATGCCAGTGGGAGAACCATTCGACAGAAGAGGAGAAGGCTGGAAGATGAGGATGGGAGTCAATCCCAAGACTTTGGAGCTAGCACTGCCTTTACAAAAGAGACTGATGGTGACAGTAAGGCTCAGCAAAAAGACTCACAGCGGAGGGATTCAAGATCCAAATCAGAGAGGCTGGTGTTTCTTGGCAGTCATAAAGAGGGTCAGGATCCTGCAATGAGAGGACAAGAAGAGCTGCCCGATGGGAGCATGGACCCTATGGACTCAAAACGCCACCCTAGCCACAGTATGTCCAGAAGGTTCTCCCATGATGGGAACATGGACCAAGACAATGCAAGAGATCAAGATCCACAGAGCCCTTTCAAATATGGTACACAAGACAATGACAAGTGTGTCAAGGAAGAGCCTCTGGATATTGACCTCTCCCAGAGTTACCGCAAACAGATGGAGCAAAGGAGGCTCCACCAACAGCTTCAAGAGCCAGACAAACAAGAAAAAGCTGGGAGTCCACAAGGCTTAGAAACGGAGGACCTTGAACACCGCAGTCTGGTACATGAAGTGGGCAAGCCACCTCAAGATGTCACTGATCATTTCCCTTCTCATAAACTCAAGAAACTAGAGCAATTTGACGCAGATATCAGTGCCAAGAGGGGGGACCGTGTCTACAGGAGCTTCCGGCAAAAGAGTGAAGATCCTGAGTGGCACAACACTGCATCTCCAGGCTTGCAACACTTCTCTCATCATGCTGAGCAGGACTTTGCGGAATCTTCACATCTCAGGGAGGTTAAAACGGAGGATAAAAGCCACCCAGACCTGGAGCTGGCAGTCAAAAGGACACATACAACGCAAATGTCCAAGCCAAACACTCCTTTACAACTTAGTGAAGAAGAGCGGGAAAAACGTTGGGAGAGCAGAGTCAAGCAAGATTTTTTACCCGACTTAAACTTCACCAGAGGCATTGGAAAAAATACACACAATCGCAAGCGTTTGGAGTATGGAATTTTACATGATTTGGAGCCTGGGGAAGTACGATCCGATTCTGAAGAGGATAGAGAACACAAACCACATTCTCCTATGCCCTCCACTTCTATGCCTTTCTCTGACAGGCAACGAGTGGACAGATTTTCAGACCCCAAGCTTGCCACTTTGGAGAGGATGAAGTTCTACTCCTTTGCACTTGACCAGACCATCACACCAGATACCAAGGCCCTGCTAGAGCGAGCAaagtctctgtcctcctctagggaGGACAACTGGTCTTTTTTGGATTATGATTCACACTTTGCTGGTTTGCGCAGCAGGAAAGATACTGAAAAGGTTGAGTCAGCACCACGGCCTACACCCTCTTGGTacatgaagaagaagaaaattcGCAGTGGTGGGTCTGAAGACAAACTAGATGACAGGAAGGAAGACCCCAAGCCCAAGCCAGAGGAACATGAACGCAGGGAACTGTTTGCCTCCCGTTTCCTACACAGCTCAATCTTTGAACAGGACTCAAGACGTCTTCAGCACCTTGAGCGAAAGCATGAGGACCCTGAGCAAAGTCAGGCTCAACAAACTGGTCAGCAAGGCCTGGCAGATGGGCAGCCTGACACAGAACCAGTTGTCCTCTTCCATAGCCGCTTTTTGGAGTTCACGCGGCTGCAACAGCAGAAAGACCAACAGTTACAGGAAGTAAAAAGAGCAAATTCCATAGATAGTAATAGGGTGGAGAAGTCACCGGAGGCAGAACAGCAACCTCTGCAGTTTCTTAAAACCTCAGAACCGGTCATGGATCCAGAGACTAAATCTACTAGCCCTGCTGAGAACCACATGATTTCCCATTCCCCACTTATGCCCAAGGAGATGTCTCCACCTAAGCAAATGTCTCTACCCCTTCCACCCAAGGGGATGTCTCCACCCAAGGGGATGTCTCCACCCCTTCCACCCAAGGAAATGTCTCCACCCAAGCAGGTGGCTCCACCCCTTCCACCCAAAGAAATGTCTCCACCCAAGGAAATGTCTCCACCCCTTCCACCCAAGGAAATGTCTCCACCCCTTCCACCCAAGGAAATGTCTCCACCCCTTCCACCCAAGCACATGTCTCCACCCCTTCCACCCAAGGAAATGTCTCCACCCAAGCATACGTCTCCACCTCTTCCACCTAAGGAAATGTCTCCACCCAAGCATACGTCTCCACCCCTTCCACCCAAGGAAATGTCTCCACCCCTTCCACCCAAGGAAATGTCTCCACCCCTTCCACCCAAGGAAATGTCTCCACCCAAGGAAATGTCTCCACCCAAGGAAATGTCTCCACCCCTTCCACCCAAGGAAATGTCTCCACCTCTTCCACCCAAAGAGATGTCTCCACCTCTTCCACCCAAAGAGGTGTCTCCACCCAAAGAGATGTCTCCACCTCTTCCACACAAAGAGGTGTCTCCACCCAAAGAGATGTCTCCAACAGTGGAAACAAATGACATGTTTACTCCAGAGCCAAGGGGTCCAGAGCCAGCTGCCCCAGAACCTTTGACAAAGGAAAACAGAGAAAATGAACAGCTCCCTCCCCTCCTGCAAATATCTCCCTGTGAGATGTTGCCCCCTGCTTCTGTTAATTTAGCAGCCCCTGAGCACATCCGTTCTGTGAGAAAAGTTAAAAGATCCCCTAGTGAAGAGAAATCTGAAGATATAGCTCAGGATGTTAAAATGTTGAACCCTGAGCAGTCTTCCAGCAGTGATTGCCTTCATGAAACATCAGTGAGTAGTTTTGTACCAGAGCCTGAGCTGGTACCTCCTGAATTACCACCTGAATTCTTAAGTTCCACACCACCTAACCCTGTTGAGGAGATGGAGGTTTCAAAAGATGATACCAACACTGACAATACAGACACTCATACAGAGGTGGAAAAGAAACATGAACTCAATCAGACCCAGGTGCTTGTTGATAATGAAACCAGTGATGAGTCAATTTCACCACCTCAGAAGTCCAAGAACAAAAAGAGTAAGTCTCCTACTCAAGTCCCACTGACTCCTTTGATTTCAACAACTAGTTCAGAGAAACCGCTTACCCGCAAGAGTGAACGCACAAAACGTGCATCATCCCCTAGAGCAGAGTCTTCAAAGGGAAGCTCAGATTCCAAATCCACAGGCAAGTCTCCCATACATGGAGCAGACCCTGAACATGGCACAGAGCAGAGTATATCTGTTGGAAGAGCAAGGCGTAGAAATGTGAAATCTGTGTATGCCACCCCAGTTGAGGAAGATGCCACTAAGGGGGCTGGAAAGGATGTAACTGAGTCACCCCGCACTGCACGGAAGCGAGGTGGAGACAAAGACAAGGAAGCAGCCCCTCAGCAACCGTTAGAGCAGGATTCCCTTGCGCCTATTACTTCAAGGCGGGGACGTCCCCCTAAGAATCGGCGACAAGGAGAGGACATGTTAACAGCTAAAGGGGATAGATCAAAAATAGACACCAAGGATACAGACTCCAATGAATCAGAGAGTAGTGAAAGAATTTCAAAAGTGTCAAAAGGCAGACATTCTCCTCATGGTCATAAAGCTTTGGCAAGTCAATTACCCATGCCCATAGCGACTGGATCAAGTAGGAAGGGGGACAAAACTGAGCCACCTGAAGATGTTTCTCAGCAGATGGATTTTACAGAAGACAGTTTGGCCATGCAGGATTCCACTGTCTCGTGTAAGGAAGATACTGTAGCACCAGTTGTGACAAAGAAAGAGGAGAATGTTAAGCAACAACTAGGAACAGAGAAACCACGAGATAAAGACAGGCAGAAAAAGGACCCTGTTGACGAGAAAGCCAGTGGAACTAAATTTGGTGAGAAAGAGTCTGAACCACCAATCGTGGAAGAACTGCCTGTATTGGAGAAAATGGAGAAGAGTGGGAGAGGAAAAGCTCCACGCTTGACACGGACTCCAAAATCTCCTGTCCTCAAGAACCTGAAGATCAGACTAAATGTCACTGAGGTGAAAGATTTGCTTCAAATGGGGGATGAGGAACCTGAAAATGGGGATGATTCTTCTAAAAAGACCAAACCAGGCGAATCTACTAATGACCCATTATTAGAGTCTAGTCCAGGAAAAGATGTGAGTTCTAGCAACGAGGATAAAGATGAGAGCACACCAGAAACTAAGCCTCCAATAGATCCTAAAACTTTGCTACAACAGGAACAGGAGCTTGAGCAAGCTGTGGAGAACATTGCTAAACTGACAGACCCAACCCTCCCAGCAGAGTCACCAACTCCACTTGCCCCACCATCTGCAGAATTAAAAATTGAGACTGAGGAAGAGAAATCTGCCAATCCTGCTAGTGAGTATGAACTTGCTGCTGCCATTGATTCGATTATGGGTGAGGATATACCCGTCCCTCTGCCTCAAGAGCCGGTAATTAGTGCTGTTGTGGATTCAGACCTAGAGATTCCATCCTTCGTCCAGCCGACCAAGGGAGCTGAACCTGCGAGTAACATATCCCCTATTCAGGGGGAGTCCTTTTTCCCAACTACACCCAGGAAGGGTGCTAAGGGCAGAGCTAAAACACCGAAACGGTCTAAGAGCCAAAAATCAAGCAAAAAGGACGCTGTAAAAGAAATTTCATCAGAACCGGAGAGCACCTCTGTTATCACATCAGACAGCATACCCTCCAATTCACAGCCTGTTCCAGAAACTATTCCCTCAACCTCAGCTGCAGGTGTCATTACAACCACCTCTTGGAAGCCTAAAACGGAGCATTTGGCTCCTAAGGCTACGGACATGCCTAAAGAATCGAAGTTACCTCCAGTCCTTACAGAGCAACCTCCACCTCAACATCTGAAACCTGTCTGCCTCCCAACCAAAAGTCCCACTCTCCCCAAGCCtcaacaacaaccaccaccacctgaGTGCATCTCACCTTCACTTTCTCCACCCCCAACCCGGCCAAACATCAGGCCCACACAGCTAAGCAGGATCCCAGTTTCCCCACCAGATTGGCTCAACCAGTCCAAGGACGTAGGTGTCCCTTCCTCTCCTAGAGCATCAGCAGCTTCCTTTGAGAACCCAGCAATTCCCCCTGACACTGAGCCCATGGAGACTGAGCGTAACAACAGTGACTTGCGTAGGATTCTCATGAAGCACAAAAATGTTTCACTCCCAGTCCCATGCAGTAGTTCTGTTCCTAGCAATTTGGGCACCTTATCCCTTAGGGATCCTCCACACCTACCTGAAAGTAATACCCCAATGGTTGCTGTGACTAGTAAGACCTCTCTTAATGACAACAGGCCTCATCCAGCTCAGTCTGTAGTCCGGCCCCCAGCCTCACTACCATCCCCTGAGTCAAAGTCGGTCATTTCTGTTATCGCCTCCACTGCCACCTCTGTTATCAGTCGTGTTTGCAATCCACCTGACATGGAGAAGGTTATTATGTCCGTTGACAGAAATCCCGTAGTGGACATGCCACTTCCCAAGCAGACATACAGGCCGCCCAGCATGGAGGACCGGGACAGTGGTTCGTACCATGGACCATCAGTTGGCGAGGAGGGTGGAATTGCTGGGAGGTACTTGGTTGAGAGCTCCGGTCTGGGTACAGGCTCCAGCCCAGGTCTAAGGGTGAATACCTCAGAGGGAGTGGTGGTGTTGAGTCACTCAGGACAGATCAAGGAGGGACCACAGAGGATAAGTGCCAAAATCAGCCAGATCCCACCAGCTACTGTAGTTGACATGGAATCTCAGCAGCTAGTGTCCATGCCCCAGATAAAACAGGAGATGTATACCCACTCCCAGTCAAACACTCCAAAGTGTCCTCCAATACAGACAGACCATGGGCACCTTAAGACGCAACAAACGGTTTCCTCCATTAAACAAGAAAACACTGGTATGGAAAAGTTAGAATCTCCCTACCCATCAGGACCTCAAGGAGGAGTCGTGAAGAGGCTCCAGCAGACAGTTAATAATCCACAAGTAATGGGTTACCATCATTCAGAGTTCACAATGTTATTGAAGCATCCAAAGAAAGTGGATGGGGCTGACACTATGAACGCTGACGGGTGTAAACCATCTTGGACCTCTGCCATAAGTCCTGCAATGAGCCCCCACCTGCCCTCTCCGGCTGGCAACCACGTAGGCTTTGTTTCCGGTTCGGCCACTGACAGAACACCCTCACATCTCAGTGGGGTCAAACAGGAGCCCCGTTCTCCTCGCAAGTCAGGCCATCCACATTCTCCGTTCACTAAAGTGTCCTCTCCCATCGGCTCCTCCTCTCCCAAAGGCCTCCCTGGGATGCTGCCCTCTGGCCTGCCCGCCATGCAGCAGTATGTCACCAGTGTCCACCACCCTGAGCAGTCTGTCATCATGCAACCTCACAGTGCTCACGGTGGCATTGGAAGGATGTCACCCCATCGTGCCTCCCAAGCAATCCCCATGGGACACCTTGTTCAAGGAGAGGGCAGGGTGAACACGCCACCCCTATCTGTCATGAGTTTCGGGATGCATGGAGACCCTCTTGCCTCTCCCTGGTCTGGTCCTCTCCAGCAACGCCCCACCTCGCCCCAGGCGGTAGGCAGAGACATAGTCCTCAAGGTTAACCCTGGGAATGTGAGGGGCCATGAGGGAGAGCAAGACGATGCCAGGCGCTTCCATCAGGCCGCAGGGAGACAGTCTGCCACACAGCTGAAAGCAGAGACTATGCAGCCGGATCCCCGTGGGGCTCTACATAGCGGGCTGCAGCTGGACCCATACATGTCGCCCAGGGACTTGCGTGTGCTCATGCACCACCCTCAGGGAGAGCGCTCGGCCCCAGAGCCACACCAGGGACACATCCAAGAGACTGTCCCAACCTCCTCAACATCTACCAACATCGCCTCGTCGATGTCCCCCAGGGCACATCTGCTGGCTAAAGGTGTGTCCGAGAAGGATGTCACAAAGCCACAGGAGGTCAAGAGGCCACACTCTCCTCTGAAGGATGGGATGATGGGGTTTCGGCCAAGTATGGCCGCCATGGCGTCCCCCCAAAGGGTGCAGCTGCTGCCATCAGGGACGGGAGCTTCTTTCTCTGAGTATCCAGGAATTTACACCAACACCCGGGCCATCCATTCACAAATCACTGAGACCTCTCCTTTTGGGATCAACCAGGTACCTCTCAACATCACTTCTGCCTTA GGTGCAGATCCCAGCCAGTCACAAGCTGATGTCAAGGTGAAACAAGTTGGACAGCAACCTGTGAACATGGTGCAGCTGCTCACG AAGTACCCGATAGTGTGGCAAGGGCTGCTGGCACTGAAAAATGACCAGGCTGCTGTCCAGTTGCATTTTGTCTGTGGCAACAAAGGATTGGCTCTACGGTCACTGCCCCTACCAGAGGGAGGATCGCTGCTTCGGATCGTCCAGAGAATGAGACTCGAGGCGTCACAACTGGATGGTGTGGCTAGAAGAATGACA